One genomic region from Streptomyces sp. Li-HN-5-11 encodes:
- a CDS encoding HGxxPAAW family protein gives MAGSSHGHTPAAWTGVIITFIGFCVAGAFMVMAQPVGFWAGMVVVLLGGVVGGIMRMMGLGQKGEHPVHQVAGKREEREPAGAEG, from the coding sequence ATGGCGGGCAGCAGCCACGGTCACACCCCGGCCGCCTGGACCGGTGTCATCATCACCTTCATCGGTTTCTGCGTCGCGGGCGCCTTCATGGTGATGGCCCAGCCGGTCGGGTTCTGGGCCGGCATGGTTGTCGTGCTGCTCGGCGGTGTCGTCGGCGGGATCATGCGCATGATGGGCCTGGGACAGAAGGGCGAGCACCCGGTGCACCAGGTCGCGGGCAAGCGCGAGGAGCGCGAGCCGGCCGGCGCCGAGGGCTGA
- the hisI gene encoding phosphoribosyl-AMP cyclohydrolase, with translation MTGTPRPSSLDPEIAARLRRSPDGLLPAIAQQYDTGEVLMLGWMDDEALHRTLTTGRCTYWSRSRQEYWVKGDTSGHFQWVKSVALDCDADTVLVKVDQVGAACHTGARTCFDADVLLEEADSAVPASDQ, from the coding sequence ATGACCGGCACCCCCCGGCCCAGCAGCCTCGACCCGGAGATCGCCGCGCGCCTCAGGCGCAGCCCCGACGGCCTCCTCCCCGCGATCGCCCAGCAGTACGACACCGGCGAGGTGCTGATGCTCGGCTGGATGGACGACGAGGCGCTGCACCGCACCCTCACCACCGGCCGCTGCACCTACTGGTCGCGCAGCCGCCAGGAGTACTGGGTCAAGGGCGACACCTCCGGGCACTTCCAGTGGGTGAAGTCCGTCGCCCTCGACTGCGACGCCGACACCGTGCTGGTCAAGGTCGACCAGGTCGGCGCCGCCTGCCACACCGGCGCCCGCACCTGCTTCGACGCCGACGTGCTCCTCGAGGAAGCCGACTCCGCCGTACCGGCTTCGGATCAGTAA
- the trpC gene encoding indole-3-glycerol phosphate synthase TrpC, which produces MSVLDEIIDGVRADLAERQARVSLDELKERAAKAPAARDGVAALRGDGVKVICEVKRSSPSKGALAAIADPAGLAADYEAGGAAVISVLTEQRRFGGSLADLEAVRARVDIPVLRKDFIVTSYQLWEARAYGADLALLIVAALEQPALESLIERAVSIGLTPLVEVHDEDEVERAVDAGAKVIGVNARNLKTLEVDRDTFERVAPEIPDDLVKVAESGVRGPHDLIAYANAGADAVLVGESLVTGRDPRTAVADLVAAGAHPALRHGRG; this is translated from the coding sequence GTGAGTGTGCTCGACGAGATCATCGACGGAGTCCGTGCCGACCTCGCGGAGCGGCAGGCACGCGTCAGCCTCGACGAGCTCAAGGAGCGCGCGGCCAAGGCTCCCGCCGCCAGGGACGGGGTCGCCGCGCTGCGTGGAGACGGCGTCAAGGTGATCTGCGAGGTCAAGCGCTCCAGCCCGTCCAAGGGCGCGCTGGCCGCGATCGCCGACCCGGCCGGGCTCGCCGCGGACTACGAGGCCGGCGGCGCCGCCGTCATCTCCGTGCTGACCGAGCAGCGGCGTTTCGGCGGCTCGCTCGCCGACCTGGAGGCGGTCCGCGCCCGCGTGGACATCCCCGTCCTGCGCAAGGACTTCATCGTCACGTCGTACCAGCTGTGGGAGGCCCGGGCCTACGGCGCCGACCTCGCCCTGCTGATCGTCGCCGCCCTCGAGCAGCCGGCCCTGGAGTCGCTGATCGAGCGCGCGGTGTCCATCGGGCTCACCCCCCTGGTCGAGGTGCACGACGAGGACGAGGTCGAGCGCGCGGTGGACGCGGGCGCCAAGGTGATCGGCGTCAACGCGCGCAACCTGAAGACGCTCGAGGTCGACCGCGACACGTTCGAGCGGGTGGCGCCGGAGATCCCCGACGACCTGGTCAAGGTGGCCGAGTCCGGTGTCCGCGGCCCGCACGACCTCATCGCCTACGCCAACGCCGGCGCCGACGCCGTCCTGGTCGGCGAGTCGCTCGTCACCGGCCGTGACCCGAGGACGGCGGTCGCCGACCTGGTGGCGGCCGGTGCGCACCCGGCCCTGCGGCACGGCAGAGGCTGA
- a CDS encoding anthranilate synthase component I produces the protein MDLETFRKLATDRRVIPVTRGLLADGDTPVALYRKLAAERPGTFLLESAENGRSWSRYSFVGVRSSATLTERDGQTHWLGAPPAGVPDEGDPLAALRATVEALHTPRDLAHDLGLPPFTGGMVGYLGYDIVRRLEKIGPGERDDLKLPELTMLLTSDLAVLDHWNGTVLLIANAINHNDLDTGVDEAYADAVARLDAMEADLSRAVAQPPAALPPSELPEYTALWGGPDFQQAVEDVKERIRAGEAFQVVPSQRFETPCTASALDVYRVLRATNPSPYMYLFRFDGFDVVGSSPEALVKVEDGHAMVHPIAGTRPRGATPQEDQALAEELLADPKERAEHLMLVDLGRNDLGRVCEPGSVEVVDFMSVERYSHVMHIVSTVTGRVAQGRTAFDVLTACFPAGTLSGAPKPRAMQIIDELEPSRRGLYGGCVGYLDFAGDSDTAIAIRTALLRGGTAYVQAGAGIVADSDPVAEDQECRNKAAAVLRAVHTAGRLGR, from the coding sequence ATGGACCTCGAGACGTTCCGCAAGCTGGCCACCGACCGCCGCGTCATCCCGGTCACCCGGGGGCTCCTCGCCGACGGCGACACCCCGGTCGCCCTGTACCGCAAGCTCGCCGCCGAGCGCCCGGGCACGTTCCTGCTGGAGTCCGCGGAGAACGGACGGTCCTGGTCGCGGTACTCCTTCGTCGGCGTGCGCAGCTCCGCCACCCTCACCGAGCGCGACGGGCAGACCCACTGGCTCGGCGCCCCGCCCGCCGGCGTACCCGACGAGGGCGACCCGCTGGCCGCGCTCCGGGCCACCGTCGAGGCCCTGCACACGCCCCGCGACCTCGCCCACGACCTGGGCCTGCCGCCCTTCACCGGCGGCATGGTCGGCTACCTCGGCTACGACATCGTGCGCCGCCTGGAGAAGATCGGCCCCGGCGAGCGGGACGACCTGAAGCTGCCCGAGCTGACCATGCTGCTCACCTCCGACCTCGCGGTCCTCGACCACTGGAACGGCACGGTGCTGTTGATCGCCAACGCGATCAACCACAACGACCTCGACACCGGCGTCGACGAGGCCTACGCGGACGCCGTGGCCCGCCTCGACGCGATGGAGGCCGACCTCTCCCGCGCGGTCGCCCAGCCGCCCGCCGCCCTGCCGCCGTCCGAACTCCCCGAGTACACCGCCCTGTGGGGCGGCCCGGACTTCCAGCAGGCCGTCGAGGACGTCAAGGAGCGCATCCGGGCCGGAGAGGCCTTCCAGGTCGTCCCCTCCCAGCGCTTCGAAACACCCTGCACGGCGAGCGCGCTGGACGTCTACCGCGTCCTGCGGGCCACCAACCCCTCGCCGTACATGTACCTCTTCCGCTTCGACGGTTTCGACGTCGTCGGCTCGTCGCCCGAGGCCCTGGTGAAGGTCGAGGACGGGCACGCCATGGTCCACCCCATCGCCGGAACCCGGCCCCGCGGCGCCACCCCGCAGGAGGACCAGGCCCTCGCCGAGGAACTGCTCGCCGACCCCAAGGAGCGCGCCGAGCACCTGATGCTCGTCGACCTCGGGCGCAACGACCTCGGCAGGGTGTGCGAGCCGGGCTCCGTCGAGGTCGTCGACTTCATGTCCGTCGAGCGGTACTCGCACGTCATGCACATCGTCTCCACCGTCACCGGACGGGTCGCGCAGGGCCGTACCGCCTTCGACGTGCTGACGGCCTGCTTCCCGGCCGGCACCCTCTCCGGCGCCCCCAAGCCGCGCGCGATGCAGATCATCGACGAACTCGAGCCGTCCCGCCGGGGCCTGTACGGCGGCTGTGTGGGCTACCTGGACTTCGCGGGAGACTCCGACACCGCCATCGCCATCCGCACCGCCCTGCTGCGCGGCGGCACGGCGTACGTCCAGGCGGGCGCCGGCATCGTCGCCGACTCCGACCCGGTCGCCGAGGACCAGGAGTGCCGCAACAAGGCCGCCGCCGTGCTGCGGGCGGTGCACACCGCGGGCCGGCTGGGGCGGTAG
- a CDS encoding DUF2752 domain-containing protein produces the protein MQASAVLRRLAVPAATLAAVAGAFAYVGAVDPNQPGHYPVCPLLHYAGVYCPGCGGLRSAHAFVHGDFLTAVHDNAPAVAGYLVFAVLWTVWAVRAVRGRPVRIELPAAWQWSLGALLLAFTVVRNLPFGGWLHP, from the coding sequence ATGCAGGCCTCGGCCGTGCTGCGCAGGCTCGCCGTCCCCGCCGCGACCCTGGCCGCCGTCGCCGGGGCCTTCGCCTACGTCGGGGCGGTGGACCCCAACCAGCCCGGCCACTACCCCGTCTGCCCGCTCCTGCACTACGCCGGTGTCTACTGCCCGGGCTGCGGAGGGCTGCGCAGCGCCCACGCCTTCGTCCACGGCGACTTCCTCACGGCCGTCCACGACAACGCGCCGGCCGTCGCCGGTTACCTGGTCTTCGCCGTGCTGTGGACCGTGTGGGCGGTGCGTGCGGTGCGCGGGCGACCGGTGCGGATCGAGCTGCCGGCGGCGTGGCAGTGGAGCCTGGGGGCGCTGCTGCTGGCGTTCACCGTTGTCCGGAACCTGCCGTTCGGTGGCTGGCTCCACCCTTGA
- the trpM gene encoding tryptophan biosynthesis modulator TrpM translates to MTLPITLTTRDPYARLARGCRPRGCRAPARRVHGRRVRYVIGDEPGQVNGRRWCAP, encoded by the coding sequence ATGACCCTCCCGATCACCCTGACGACCCGGGACCCGTACGCCCGCCTCGCGCGCGGCTGCCGGCCCCGGGGCTGCCGCGCGCCCGCGCGGCGCGTGCACGGACGACGGGTGCGGTACGTCATCGGTGACGAGCCCGGGCAGGTGAACGGGCGGCGATGGTGCGCCCCGTGA
- a CDS encoding TIGR02234 family membrane protein — MEYVTAVPVPHARSEAASARSGRRSLAVALLCGALGAAVALLATRQRWSEGTATVAGGAFPLTARGSEVTGVPAALAIVGLAALVAVFAVRRAGRFLVAGLLALSGAGTVAAALLGASDSSALDEKAAQASGDTSATAEALSHTGWPYVAAVGGALILLAGLLALRYGRLWPAMSGRYERSGTPRTRREKPVDPDRPEDLWKALDRGEDPTGTEPA; from the coding sequence GTGGAGTACGTGACTGCCGTACCTGTACCTCACGCCCGTTCCGAAGCCGCCTCCGCCCGGTCCGGCCGCCGGAGTCTCGCCGTCGCCCTGCTGTGCGGTGCGCTCGGCGCGGCCGTGGCGCTGCTGGCCACCCGGCAGCGCTGGTCGGAGGGCACCGCGACGGTGGCCGGCGGCGCCTTCCCCCTGACCGCCAGGGGCAGCGAGGTCACGGGCGTGCCCGCGGCACTCGCCATAGTGGGCCTGGCCGCGCTCGTCGCCGTGTTCGCCGTCCGCCGGGCCGGTCGCTTCCTGGTCGCCGGGCTGCTCGCGCTCTCCGGCGCGGGCACGGTCGCCGCCGCCCTGCTCGGCGCCTCCGACAGTTCCGCGCTCGACGAGAAGGCCGCGCAGGCCTCCGGCGACACCTCCGCGACCGCTGAGGCGCTCAGCCACACCGGCTGGCCGTACGTCGCGGCCGTCGGCGGAGCGCTGATCCTCCTCGCCGGTCTGCTGGCCCTGCGCTACGGCCGGCTGTGGCCGGCGATGTCCGGCCGCTACGAGCGCTCCGGCACGCCGCGCACCCGCCGGGAGAAGCCGGTCGACCCCGACCGCCCGGAGGACCTCTGGAAGGCCCTCGACCGCGGCGAGGACCCCACCGGCACCGAACCGGCCTGA
- a CDS encoding TIGR03085 family metal-binding protein has product MSTFAKRERLLLADLLETAGPDAPTLCEGWRTRDLAAHVVVRERRPDAAGGALIKPLASRLEKVLEEYAAKPYEELIQLIRTGPPRFSPFQLKQIDEAANTVEFYVHTEDVRRAQPDWTPRELDSVFQDALWSRLERTARLLGRGIPTGLVLRRPDGQTAVAHRGTPVVTVTGEPSELLLFAFGRQSAARVDLDGEQDAIAKLSETKQLGI; this is encoded by the coding sequence ATGTCGACCTTTGCCAAGCGTGAACGGCTCCTGCTCGCCGATCTCTTGGAAACCGCCGGTCCGGACGCGCCGACCCTGTGCGAGGGGTGGCGGACCCGTGATCTCGCCGCGCACGTGGTGGTGCGTGAGCGGCGGCCCGACGCGGCCGGGGGCGCGCTGATCAAGCCGCTCGCGTCCCGCCTGGAGAAGGTGCTGGAGGAGTACGCGGCGAAGCCGTACGAGGAGCTGATCCAGCTGATCCGGACGGGTCCGCCGCGGTTCTCGCCCTTCCAGCTCAAGCAGATCGACGAGGCGGCCAACACGGTGGAGTTCTACGTCCACACCGAGGACGTGCGGCGTGCCCAGCCGGACTGGACGCCGCGTGAGCTGGACTCCGTCTTCCAGGACGCCCTGTGGTCGCGTCTGGAGCGCACCGCGCGGCTGCTGGGCCGGGGCATTCCGACCGGCCTGGTCCTGCGCCGCCCCGACGGCCAGACCGCCGTGGCCCACCGCGGCACGCCGGTCGTGACGGTGACCGGCGAGCCGTCGGAGCTGCTGCTGTTCGCGTTCGGCCGGCAGAGCGCGGCCCGCGTGGACCTCGACGGGGAACAGGACGCGATCGCGAAGCTGTCGGAGACGAAGCAGCTGGGTATCTGA